A single window of Polaribacter sp. SA4-10 DNA harbors:
- a CDS encoding glycosyltransferase family 2 protein encodes MIKFSIVITTKNRLNDLIINLNSLDILIKRDDVELIICDDGSIDGTTDYLRKNYSNYILFFNKSSKGYLYNRNLLNNTAQGNFIISLDDDASFISQNPLEQIEDYFNKNAKCAIIAFRIFWGKQLPVKTLTSEKNKIVNSFVGCGHAWRRKNWNSIPNYPIFFDFYGEENFASLQVFKNQLEVHYLPTILIHHRVDLIERKKNNDYYFRYRKSLRNGWYLYFLFYPIIRIPKLFFYTLWIQLKTKVFKGDFKALFSIFKAILDVIIHMPKILRNSSRLTDSQYKKFRRLPEVNIYWKPEE; translated from the coding sequence ATGATTAAGTTTTCAATTGTAATTACAACAAAAAATAGACTAAACGATTTAATAATAAATTTAAATTCTTTAGATATTTTAATTAAAAGAGATGATGTTGAGCTAATTATTTGTGATGATGGTTCGATTGATGGAACTACAGATTATTTAAGGAAAAATTACAGCAATTATATTTTATTTTTTAATAAGTCCAGTAAAGGATATTTATATAATAGAAATTTACTTAATAATACAGCCCAAGGAAATTTTATTATTTCTCTAGATGATGATGCAAGTTTTATAAGTCAAAACCCATTAGAACAAATAGAAGATTATTTTAATAAAAATGCTAAATGTGCAATAATTGCCTTTAGAATTTTTTGGGGAAAACAATTACCCGTCAAGACTTTAACTTCAGAAAAAAATAAAATCGTAAATTCTTTTGTGGGTTGCGGTCATGCTTGGAGAAGAAAAAATTGGAATAGTATTCCTAATTATCCAATTTTTTTTGATTTTTACGGAGAAGAAAACTTTGCATCTTTACAAGTATTTAAAAACCAGTTAGAAGTTCATTATCTGCCAACTATTTTAATACATCATAGAGTAGATTTAATTGAAAGAAAGAAAAATAATGATTACTATTTTAGATATAGAAAATCATTAAGAAATGGTTGGTATCTTTATTTTTTGTTTTATCCAATAATAAGAATACCGAAATTATTTTTTTATACATTATGGATTCAACTTAAAACCAAGGTTTTTAAAGGTGATTTTAAAGCTTTATTTTCAATTTTTAAAGCTATATTAGATGTTATAATTCATATGCCAAAAATTTTAAGAAATTCGTCAAGATTAACAGATAGTCAATATAAAAAATTTAGACGTTTACCAGAGGTGAATATTTATTGGAAACCAGAAGAATAA